The genomic window CCCGACTTCGCTGCTGCAGCGTTCGGTGATGAGCCCTTCGAAGGCCGTCCACTCGAAAACATCCGAGCGATTGGGTCGCTGAGCTCTTCGGCATATGGCTTCATGGTACGCGCTGATTCCGACTACAGAACAGTCTCCGACATCGAGGGGCTGACGATCACCTATGGCTTCGCTGCGCAACCGACACTTCGCCTACAGGTCGACGGCATTCTCGCCGCTGGCGGTCTCTCGATCGACGACATGAGTGCAAGCAATGTACCCTCGGTGCCAAATGGCGTCGACGACTTGATCTCGGGGAATGTGGATGTTGCATTCTTCGCACTCCAAGGGGGAAAAACCCGTGAAGCCGACGCAGCAATCGGCATTCGCTGGCTTGCCGTGGAGGAAACGCCTGAAGCTGAAGCCGCGATGCAGAAGTTCGTCCCGACGTCATACATCAAGGTTGTGCCAGGTGGATCTGCACCAGGGGTCGAAGAAGACACACCCATGATGGGCTACGATTACGTGCTGACCGGCGGGGCCCATCTCGACGACGACGTGGTGCGCCAGATTGTTGAGCTTCTGCATGACAACCCTGACAAGGTGCGTGGAATCCTCAATACATTTGCCGAGTTCGAACCGGCTGAGATGGCACCGCAATTCGAGGGCATCGAATATCATCCGGCAGCGTCTGCTTATTACCAAGAAATCGGCTTGGTGGACTGAGGCTTAGGCGATGTCGCTGGAAGAGAGCAACGTGGAAGCGCCACATCGTGGACCGCTTCTCTGGCTGGAACGCTTGAGCGGCACGCTCATCGTCCTCCTTTCGATCGGGTATGCAGGCGACCTGCATCGCTATCTTGGCGTCTCTATCTATGATGCACAGCTTCTGGCGGCAGGTCTGACATTGGCACTGACCACCGGCTTCCTGGCGATCGCCAGGACGTCGGTGGGCAGCTTGTTGAAAGTGGCAAGCCTGCTCGCCGCCGCCGTGACACTCGGCGTCGGCTTCTATCTCGCCATCGACTACATCAACATCACAATGGAAGCGCCCTACCTGCCTTTCTGGCTGGTCGCGCTCTCTGGTGTCGTGTTGGCGGCGCTCATGCTCAACGTCGTGCCATCAGTCGGCATGGGCATCTTCGTCGTCGTACTCCTTTTCATGGCATATGGCCTATTCGGACATCTGATGCCGGGCGAGTTTCGCAGCCGGGAGACGATGTTTTCTGAGCTCGCAATCTATTTGGCAACGGACGCCAATGGCATGCTTGGTCAGGCACTCAAGGTCGCCGTGGTCATCGTCGTCCCTTACCTGCTGTTCGGCAAGCTACTCTCGGCTTGTGGTGCTGCCAACTTCTTCAACGACG from Georhizobium profundi includes these protein-coding regions:
- a CDS encoding TAXI family TRAP transporter solute-binding subunit gives rise to the protein MAHAQSLGIGAGTQGSQNYAVNAGFAEFLSQELGLDVRVQAYGGSGQSMPLIDAGRLDLQLVPSPDFAAAAFGDEPFEGRPLENIRAIGSLSSSAYGFMVRADSDYRTVSDIEGLTITYGFAAQPTLRLQVDGILAAGGLSIDDMSASNVPSVPNGVDDLISGNVDVAFFALQGGKTREADAAIGIRWLAVEETPEAEAAMQKFVPTSYIKVVPGGSAPGVEEDTPMMGYDYVLTGGAHLDDDVVRQIVELLHDNPDKVRGILNTFAEFEPAEMAPQFEGIEYHPAASAYYQEIGLVD